One Thalassospira marina DNA window includes the following coding sequences:
- a CDS encoding biliverdin-producing heme oxygenase, with protein sequence MNSEQSTQSATPETMTRLERVKANTREDHQQIDNMVMAMKPFDSRANYVRFLQLQHAFHRVMKPLYEAEDINQLVPGLASRSRYDDVCADLADLGAAGREGAQGMAAPQKGAGRMGWLYVCEGSNLGAAFLLKAAARIGLDDSFGARHLRAHSDGRGKHWREFVAQLNALELDAAEEEAFMKGAHDAFDFFHSLLLDDQRLAA encoded by the coding sequence ATGAATAGCGAACAGTCAACACAATCCGCCACACCGGAAACCATGACACGGCTGGAACGGGTGAAAGCCAATACCCGCGAAGACCACCAGCAGATTGACAACATGGTTATGGCGATGAAGCCCTTTGACAGCCGGGCCAATTATGTGCGGTTCCTGCAATTGCAGCATGCCTTTCATCGGGTGATGAAACCGCTTTACGAGGCCGAAGACATTAACCAGCTGGTGCCGGGCCTGGCATCGCGCAGCCGGTATGACGATGTATGTGCCGATCTTGCCGATCTGGGTGCCGCTGGCCGGGAGGGCGCACAGGGCATGGCAGCCCCGCAAAAAGGTGCCGGCCGGATGGGCTGGCTTTACGTTTGTGAAGGGTCAAATCTGGGGGCGGCGTTTTTGTTGAAGGCAGCCGCGCGGATCGGCCTGGATGACAGTTTCGGTGCCCGGCATTTGCGTGCGCATTCGGATGGGCGCGGCAAACACTGGCGCGAATTTGTTGCGCAATTAAACGCACTTGAACTTGACGCTGCCGAAGAAGAAGCCTTCATGAAGGGCGCGCATGATGCATTCGACTTTTTCCACAGCCTTCTGCTTGATGATCAGCGGCTGGCCGCATAG
- the rimP gene encoding ribosome maturation factor RimP, whose amino-acid sequence MAELIGQQVKDPLLSRIADIIAPSIEAQGFELVRVSMMGKDSQILQIMADRPEGQGSINVEDCAEISRTVSALLDVDDPISGAYNLEVSSPGIDRPLTRRKDFDVWRGFDAKVELVVAVAGRRRFSGKLDGLEDDAVAMIVDGERELLPLADIAKAKLVLTDELIAHVTGPRRSDDNAE is encoded by the coding sequence ATGGCTGAACTGATCGGACAGCAGGTAAAAGACCCGCTATTGTCGCGGATCGCGGATATTATTGCACCGTCGATAGAGGCACAGGGCTTTGAACTGGTCCGTGTGTCCATGATGGGCAAGGACAGCCAGATCCTGCAGATTATGGCGGATCGCCCCGAAGGCCAGGGATCCATCAATGTCGAAGACTGCGCTGAAATCAGCCGCACTGTTTCGGCCCTTTTGGATGTCGATGACCCCATTTCCGGTGCGTATAACCTGGAAGTCAGCTCGCCGGGGATTGACCGGCCGCTGACCCGGCGCAAGGATTTTGATGTTTGGCGCGGTTTTGACGCCAAGGTCGAACTGGTGGTGGCTGTTGCCGGTCGCCGCCGTTTCAGCGGAAAGCTGGATGGACTCGAAGACGACGCGGTCGCCATGATTGTGGACGGCGAACGCGAACTGTTGCCGTTGGCCGATATCGCAAAGGCGAAACTCGTGCTGACAGATGAATTGATCGCGCATGTCACCGGCCCGCGCCGGTCTGACGACAACGCAGAATAG
- the nusA gene encoding transcription termination factor NusA — MEATSGMPRPELLQVADAVAREKGIDRDEVLGAMEQAIQKAGRSRYGHEHDIRAHIDRKTGEIRLARFIEVTDDIENDFTQMSLEQARIRDENVQLGEFLIDPLPPIDFGRIAAQTAKQVIVQKVRDAERERQFNEYQDRVGEVINGAVKRVEFGNVLVDLGRAEAILRREELIPRETMRQGDRVRALILDVRREQRGPQIFLSRTHPTFMAKLFAQEVPEIYDNIIEIKSVARDPGSRAKISVQSSDSSIDPVGACVGMRGSRVQAVVGELQGEKIDIIQWSEDPATFVVNALAPAEVTKVVIDEESNRIEVVVPDDQLSLAIGRRGQNVRLASQLTGWDIDILTEEDESERRQEEARKRAEMFIKALDVDEVIAHLLVAEGFTSIEEVGYVPLAELAEIEGFEEELAEELRGRARSYLAEEAERLQARRDELGVEDDLVEFTGISLAVAVQLGENGVKNLEDFADLASDELIEFAGSAETITLDQANDLIMEARRRLGWFDDLEEETGDAGAEGEDA; from the coding sequence ATGGAAGCAACTTCGGGAATGCCGCGGCCGGAGCTTTTGCAGGTCGCTGATGCTGTCGCCCGCGAAAAAGGCATTGATCGTGACGAGGTTCTTGGCGCGATGGAACAGGCCATTCAAAAGGCCGGTCGTTCGCGTTATGGCCATGAACATGACATTCGTGCACATATCGACCGCAAAACCGGTGAAATCCGGCTGGCGCGCTTCATCGAAGTCACCGATGATATCGAAAATGACTTCACCCAGATGTCGCTGGAACAGGCGCGTATTCGCGACGAAAATGTCCAGCTTGGTGAATTCCTGATCGACCCGCTGCCGCCGATCGATTTTGGCCGTATTGCTGCACAGACCGCAAAGCAGGTTATCGTCCAGAAGGTGCGTGACGCCGAACGTGAACGCCAGTTCAACGAATATCAGGACCGTGTTGGTGAAGTCATCAACGGTGCTGTGAAGCGTGTTGAATTTGGTAACGTTCTGGTCGATCTGGGCCGGGCAGAAGCCATTTTGCGCCGTGAAGAACTGATCCCGCGTGAAACCATGCGCCAGGGTGACCGGGTTCGTGCCCTGATCCTTGATGTGCGTCGTGAACAGCGCGGCCCGCAGATTTTCCTGTCGCGTACCCATCCGACTTTCATGGCAAAACTGTTTGCCCAGGAAGTGCCGGAAATTTACGACAATATCATCGAAATCAAATCGGTTGCCCGTGACCCCGGTTCGCGCGCCAAGATTTCGGTTCAGTCCTCTGACAGCTCGATCGATCCGGTCGGTGCCTGTGTCGGTATGCGCGGTTCGCGCGTCCAGGCTGTTGTCGGCGAATTGCAGGGCGAAAAAATCGACATCATCCAGTGGTCGGAAGATCCGGCAACTTTTGTCGTGAACGCCCTGGCCCCGGCTGAAGTCACCAAGGTCGTGATCGACGAGGAATCCAACCGCATTGAAGTGGTTGTTCCCGATGATCAGCTTAGCCTTGCCATTGGCCGTCGCGGTCAGAATGTGCGTCTTGCCTCGCAGCTTACCGGCTGGGATATCGATATCCTGACCGAAGAAGACGAAAGCGAACGTCGCCAGGAAGAAGCCCGCAAGCGCGCCGAAATGTTCATCAAGGCCCTTGACGTTGATGAAGTCATTGCCCACCTCCTCGTGGCTGAAGGCTTTACCTCGATTGAAGAAGTCGGTTACGTGCCGCTGGCCGAACTGGCAGAAATCGAAGGCTTTGAAGAAGAACTGGCCGAAGAACTGCGCGGTCGTGCACGCAGCTATCTCGCCGAGGAAGCCGAACGCCTTCAGGCCCGCCGTGACGAACTTGGCGTCGAAGACGATCTGGTCGAATTCACGGGCATCTCGCTTGCTGTTGCGGTTCAGCTTGGTGAAAACGGGGTCAAGAACCTTGAAGATTTCGCCGATCTCGCCAGCGACGAGCTGATCGAATTTGCCGGTTCTGCCGAAACCATTACCCTTGACCAGGCCAATGACCTGATCATGGAAGCCCGCCGTCGTCTGGGTTGGTTTGATGACCTGGAAGAAGAAACCGGCGATGCCGGAGCGGAAGGCGAAGACGCCTGA
- a CDS encoding RNA-binding protein: MSHRKGGKERELPERRCIVTGEVRLKEDLLRFVIGPDNSVFPDLDERLPGRGLWLCPSRDVVNTACAKNAFARAARQKVVIDPALADRIEAMLSQKCVDLLSLARRAGQAVAGFEKVRAQIDEGAELVLAARDGAADGKARIAAKAADIPVFSVLDAAEIAAAFGRDHAVHAAVAPGGLAQRLSRSLQRLEGFRAA, encoded by the coding sequence ATGTCGCACCGTAAAGGCGGCAAGGAACGCGAGCTCCCGGAACGCCGGTGCATTGTCACCGGCGAAGTCCGGCTAAAAGAAGACCTTCTCAGATTTGTGATCGGCCCTGACAACAGTGTCTTTCCGGATCTTGATGAACGGTTGCCCGGACGGGGATTATGGTTGTGCCCGTCGCGGGATGTGGTAAATACCGCCTGTGCAAAAAATGCCTTTGCCCGGGCGGCACGGCAAAAAGTCGTGATTGATCCGGCGCTGGCAGACAGGATTGAAGCAATGCTGTCGCAAAAATGCGTTGATCTGCTGTCTCTGGCGCGTCGTGCCGGGCAGGCTGTCGCCGGATTTGAGAAGGTTCGCGCCCAGATAGACGAAGGCGCGGAACTGGTTTTGGCGGCACGTGACGGTGCTGCGGACGGAAAAGCGCGTATCGCGGCCAAAGCCGCCGATATACCGGTTTTCTCCGTTCTGGATGCTGCCGAGATTGCAGCGGCTTTTGGCCGCGATCACGCAGTACATGCGGCTGTTGCACCAGGTGGTCTGGCGCAACGCCTAAGCCGGTCACTACAGCGGCTTGAAGGATTTCGCGCAGCCTGA